From the genome of Nodosilinea sp. FACHB-141, one region includes:
- a CDS encoding glucose-1-phosphate adenylyltransferase — translation MKSVLAIILGGGAGTRLYPLTKFRAKPAVSLAGKYRLIDIPVSNCINSEIHKIYVLTQFNSASLNRHIGRAYQFSQFTEGFVEVLAAQQTPESPSWFQGTADAVRKYLWLFDSWNVEDFIILSGDHLYRMDYSLFVQRHRATNADITLSVVPIGYKQASDFGLMKVDSTGRVVDFSEKPKGEALEQMKVDTTSLGLSAEQAVEKPFIASMGIYVFKKQVLIDLLRKNLDQTDFGKEIIPASSRDYNVQAYLFDGYWEDIGTIEAFYEANLALTRQPYPDFSFYHEDAPIYTRARYLPPNKLQDCQITQSSITEGCILKNCRIHHSVVGLRQRINADCVIEDSLLMGADYYEPLSESSQHLTRGKIPMGIGEGSVIRRAIIDKNARIGRNVQIVNKDNVQEAEREDLGFYIRSGIVVVLKNAVIPDGMII, via the coding sequence GTGAAATCAGTTCTGGCCATAATTCTAGGGGGCGGTGCCGGCACTCGCCTTTATCCATTAACTAAATTTCGGGCTAAGCCAGCGGTTTCTTTGGCCGGTAAATATCGTTTGATTGATATTCCCGTAAGTAACTGCATCAACTCCGAAATCCACAAAATTTACGTATTAACCCAGTTCAACTCCGCTTCGTTGAACCGACACATTGGCCGTGCCTACCAGTTTTCGCAGTTTACTGAAGGCTTTGTTGAAGTGCTGGCGGCCCAGCAAACCCCTGAGAGCCCCAGCTGGTTTCAGGGCACCGCCGACGCCGTGCGCAAATATCTGTGGCTGTTCGACTCCTGGAATGTAGAGGACTTCATCATCCTCTCTGGGGATCACCTCTACCGCATGGACTACAGCCTGTTTGTCCAGCGCCACCGAGCCACCAACGCCGACATTACTCTGTCGGTAGTGCCCATTGGCTACAAGCAAGCCTCCGACTTTGGCCTGATGAAGGTCGATAGCACCGGCCGCGTGGTCGACTTCAGCGAAAAGCCCAAGGGTGAAGCCCTAGAGCAGATGAAGGTCGACACCACCTCCCTGGGTCTCAGCGCTGAGCAGGCGGTCGAGAAGCCCTTTATTGCGTCAATGGGCATCTACGTGTTCAAAAAGCAGGTGCTGATCGACCTGCTGCGTAAGAACCTTGACCAAACGGATTTCGGCAAAGAAATTATTCCGGCCTCGTCGCGCGATTACAACGTGCAGGCCTACCTTTTCGACGGCTATTGGGAAGACATCGGTACCATCGAAGCCTTTTACGAAGCGAATCTGGCGCTGACTCGGCAGCCCTATCCCGACTTCAGCTTTTATCACGAAGACGCACCCATCTACACCCGCGCCCGCTACCTGCCACCCAACAAGCTGCAAGACTGCCAAATCACCCAGTCGAGCATCACTGAGGGCTGCATTCTTAAAAACTGCCGCATTCACCACTCGGTGGTGGGGCTGCGCCAGCGCATCAACGCCGACTGCGTGATCGAAGACTCACTGCTGATGGGGGCCGACTACTACGAGCCGCTATCAGAGAGCAGCCAGCACCTCACCCGAGGCAAAATTCCCATGGGCATTGGCGAAGGCTCGGTGATTCGCCGTGCCATTATCGACAAGAATGCCCGCATTGGCCGCAATGTGCAGATTGTCAACAAAGACAATGTGCAGGAGGCTGAGCGTGAAGACCTGGGCTTCTACATCCGCAGCGGTATTGTTGTGGTGCTGAAGAACGCGGTGATTCCCGACGGCATGATCATCTAA
- a CDS encoding ParM/StbA family protein produces MTTTTAPRSRSAAGASRSSAKARGTQAASATTPVLALDAGNYDLKFFAGSGHPKAIRSVRYQLPLGRDAVSFSEASPLIELPDGRRYHFGAQAYKYRRQQQTVIENKVELAKLHLYACLEPLAGNVADYNLNLHVSTPDPARNGEDIQAQLLGVHEFIRNDVEFRVKVESVEVGREGMGSYHYAKAQGIIPGQGYTIVVDIGGGTWLTRLVDADGEVIDENIMDRGGTYELATAISFDHRLTDLLGSSADPCIVMDGFRTDHVYADTGLAWADWLDEYLDPWFKGIFQTVKAQYTPYMPRVTRFLVTGGGSHLIADRLQGHDLFAVMGDPQFANVRGLFLMTGDTQLCMTTK; encoded by the coding sequence ATGACCACGACTACCGCCCCCCGCAGCCGCTCCGCCGCTGGTGCGTCTCGGTCTTCGGCCAAGGCTCGCGGCACCCAGGCGGCCAGCGCCACCACCCCGGTGCTTGCCCTCGATGCCGGCAACTACGACCTCAAATTTTTTGCCGGCAGTGGCCACCCCAAGGCCATTCGCTCGGTGCGCTACCAGCTGCCCCTGGGGCGCGATGCTGTCAGTTTCTCAGAAGCCTCTCCCCTGATCGAGCTGCCCGATGGTCGCCGCTACCACTTTGGAGCCCAGGCCTACAAATATCGCCGCCAGCAGCAAACCGTCATCGAAAATAAGGTGGAACTGGCCAAACTACATCTCTATGCCTGCCTTGAGCCCCTAGCCGGCAACGTAGCCGACTACAACCTCAACCTCCATGTCTCTACCCCGGATCCGGCCCGCAATGGGGAAGATATTCAGGCTCAGCTGCTCGGTGTCCACGAGTTCATTCGCAACGACGTTGAGTTTCGCGTCAAGGTCGAATCGGTGGAGGTGGGCCGTGAGGGCATGGGGTCCTACCACTATGCTAAGGCCCAGGGCATTATCCCCGGCCAGGGCTACACCATTGTGGTCGATATTGGCGGCGGCACCTGGCTCACCCGCCTGGTCGATGCCGACGGCGAAGTCATTGACGAAAACATCATGGATCGCGGCGGCACCTACGAATTGGCCACCGCCATCAGCTTTGACCACCGCCTCACCGACCTCTTGGGCAGCAGCGCCGACCCCTGCATCGTTATGGATGGCTTTCGCACGGACCATGTCTACGCCGATACAGGCTTAGCCTGGGCTGACTGGCTCGATGAGTATTTAGACCCGTGGTTTAAGGGCATCTTTCAAACCGTGAAAGCCCAATACACCCCCTATATGCCCAGGGTGACGCGCTTTTTGGTGACCGGTGGTGGCTCCCACCTAATTGCCGATCGCCTGCAAGGGCACGATCTGTTCGCCGTCATGGGCGATCCTCAATTTGCTAACGTTCGCGGCTTGTTCTTGATGACCGGGGATACCCAACTATGCATGACCACCAAATAA
- a CDS encoding Nif3-like dinuclear metal center hexameric protein, whose amino-acid sequence MALAIADLISKLEAWANPAWQEDWDNCGWQVQPGLLDEPAHVLVCLTPTLAVMAEALKLRQQGVGVNLILAHHPLIFSPLKRVIQGDPVGDMVRQAIAHNIGIYTAHTNFDQVQDGTADLLAQVLHLQNSQPVVPTQPGIGYGRVGDFSPTLSLQELLNLIQAKLSPPRLIYSPAADLTQTISRVAVLGGSGASFMGAVAKTGAQAYLTSDCKFHQFQEGRDRNLVLIDAGHYATERPACARLAEIIRQWGVPWAQLSDQDEDFRQFWGN is encoded by the coding sequence ATGGCCCTTGCGATCGCAGATCTGATCTCTAAACTCGAAGCCTGGGCCAACCCCGCCTGGCAAGAAGACTGGGACAACTGTGGTTGGCAAGTGCAGCCCGGGCTGCTCGACGAACCGGCCCACGTGCTGGTGTGCCTCACTCCCACTCTGGCGGTGATGGCCGAAGCCCTCAAACTCCGTCAGCAAGGCGTGGGTGTGAACCTAATTCTGGCCCACCATCCGCTGATTTTTAGCCCGCTGAAGCGCGTCATCCAGGGCGACCCAGTGGGGGATATGGTGCGACAGGCGATCGCCCACAACATTGGCATCTACACCGCCCACACTAACTTTGACCAGGTGCAAGACGGCACCGCCGACTTGCTAGCCCAGGTACTGCACCTGCAAAACTCTCAGCCCGTGGTGCCCACCCAACCCGGCATTGGCTATGGGCGCGTAGGCGATTTTAGCCCCACCCTCAGTCTGCAAGAGCTGCTCAATCTAATTCAAGCCAAGCTCTCGCCGCCTCGCCTGATCTACTCTCCCGCCGCCGATCTAACCCAAACTATTAGCCGGGTGGCGGTGCTAGGGGGCAGCGGGGCCAGTTTTATGGGAGCAGTTGCAAAGACTGGGGCGCAGGCCTATCTGACCTCAGACTGCAAGTTTCACCAGTTTCAGGAAGGGCGCGATCGCAACCTCGTGCTGATCGATGCGGGCCACTATGCTACCGAACGGCCGGCCTGCGCCCGTTTAGCGGAGATTATACGGCAGTGGGGTGTCCCCTGGGCACAGCTCAGCGACCAAGACGAAGATTTTCGCCAATTTTGGGGCAACTGA
- a CDS encoding HNH endonuclease: MPSSHQAWECVAELRGHSSWIYEVPITSDGMIASVSGHKILFWNLDTQELESVLEGHTETILSLSLSPDNKTLASGSFDKTVGLWDLETKNLICTLAKRKDPIHSVAFSPDSKFLASGGESKYKTADGQKTTIYLWSIDNRELIRTFVGHDLRVNTLAFSPDGQILASGSNDRTVRLWNVKSGKQLHVLEGHSSNVGTVAFTPTGDSLVSSGGGGIKFWSVRTGELQKSFAEQSEYIRCFSINPTGQLLAFEMHSGIEIWDLRSHKKLQYLDFMWPTSMNFSPDGKLLVSGDATAFTEDGGLVKVWSVPTSESFVNSVNQNLDQPELAAERQRIEALGYFDVGTVEDARQRITASIVQRQGQSKFRRELLKNYGGRCPITNCDAEPAIEAAHIIPYLGPETNHPTNGLPLRADIHTLFDLHLISIQPDTYNVVISPELISTCYRDLANQKLTLPQNQNAVPDRSALSKHYEIFCSKCKNM, encoded by the coding sequence ATGCCTAGTTCACACCAAGCTTGGGAATGTGTAGCTGAGTTAAGAGGTCATTCCAGTTGGATTTACGAAGTTCCGATTACTTCTGACGGAATGATAGCTAGTGTTAGTGGTCACAAAATTCTTTTCTGGAACTTGGATACTCAAGAACTAGAATCCGTTCTTGAAGGACACACAGAAACCATCCTTTCTCTTAGCCTCAGCCCTGACAATAAAACGTTAGCTAGTGGCAGTTTTGATAAAACTGTTGGCTTATGGGATCTAGAAACAAAAAACTTAATTTGCACGCTTGCCAAACGCAAAGATCCAATTCATTCAGTTGCATTTAGTCCTGATAGCAAGTTTCTTGCAAGTGGTGGAGAAAGCAAATACAAAACTGCTGACGGACAAAAAACAACAATCTATCTTTGGAGTATTGATAACAGGGAATTAATTCGAACGTTTGTAGGACATGATCTTAGAGTAAATACCCTTGCCTTCAGTCCTGATGGTCAAATCCTAGCTAGTGGAAGTAATGACCGCACTGTTAGATTGTGGAATGTTAAATCAGGTAAACAGTTACATGTATTAGAAGGACACTCCAGCAATGTTGGCACAGTCGCCTTCACTCCAACTGGTGACAGTCTAGTTAGTAGTGGTGGCGGTGGCATTAAATTCTGGAGTGTACGGACTGGTGAATTACAGAAAAGTTTTGCTGAGCAATCTGAATATATTAGATGTTTTTCAATCAACCCTACTGGTCAACTTCTAGCTTTTGAAATGCATAGTGGAATAGAAATCTGGGACCTAAGAAGCCATAAAAAGTTGCAATACTTAGATTTCATGTGGCCGACCAGCATGAATTTTAGTCCCGATGGAAAATTACTGGTTAGTGGTGATGCAACTGCGTTTACTGAAGATGGTGGCTTAGTTAAAGTATGGAGTGTTCCAACGTCAGAATCTTTTGTGAATTCAGTCAACCAAAACCTCGATCAACCTGAACTGGCTGCTGAGCGTCAGAGAATTGAGGCTCTAGGATATTTTGATGTTGGAACTGTTGAAGATGCCAGGCAGCGAATAACTGCTTCCATTGTACAAAGACAAGGGCAATCTAAATTTCGGCGTGAGTTATTAAAAAACTACGGTGGCCGGTGCCCAATAACCAACTGTGATGCAGAGCCAGCTATTGAAGCGGCACATATAATTCCATATTTAGGGCCTGAAACTAATCACCCAACAAATGGGTTACCGCTCAGGGCTGACATACATACTCTGTTTGATCTGCATCTAATATCGATTCAACCAGACACCTACAATGTAGTGATTTCCCCCGAGCTTATCAGTACCTGTTATCGAGACTTAGCCAATCAAAAGCTGACTTTACCTCAGAATCAAAATGCAGTACCAGACCGAAGCGCTCTCAGCAAGCATTATGAAATCTTTTGTAGTAAGTGCAAGAACATGTAA
- a CDS encoding peptide ABC transporter substrate-binding protein: MNVRAIAAASLCLLLFSGCRAPESSQTETSTDTAAADDTLRLLYWQAPTILNPHFSSGFKDSEASRITLEPLASFDAEGNMVLFLAAEEPTLDNGGVAADGTSVTWKLKEGITWSDGTPFTAEDVAFTYEFLVNPEVATVNAGTYELVERVEAIDDTTVQITFKEPNPAWYLVFTGTEGMVLPKHVFEDYNGPNGREAPANTMPVGTGPYRVTSFTPGDVIVFEANPNYRDADQLAFSRVELKGGGDATSAARAVLQTGDVDYANNLQVEAAILEQLEAAGQGKVVTNFGSLLERIVINFTDPNQATADGETSSTEFPHPFFSDRLVRQAINLALDRDTIATQIYGPTGQATTNFLVAPDPFASGNTSYDYDPEAAAALLDAAGWVDSNNNGTRDKDGQEMQVVFQSSVNPVRQKTQEIVKQSLEQIGIGVELKSIDASVYFSGDPASRETLERFSADLQMFATGNTNPDPGSYMQTYTCAEVAQKANNWSGSNYARYCNPEYDALWQQAAATLDPKERQDLFIQMNDLLIEDAAVMPIIHRADVSGVSNRLTGINLTPWDLSTWNIAEWRRP; encoded by the coding sequence ATGAACGTTCGTGCGATCGCTGCCGCTAGTCTCTGTTTGCTGCTGTTTAGCGGGTGTCGGGCGCCGGAGAGTTCTCAAACTGAAACCAGCACTGACACAGCCGCTGCTGACGACACCCTAAGGCTGCTCTACTGGCAGGCCCCCACCATTCTCAACCCCCACTTTTCCAGCGGGTTTAAAGACTCCGAGGCCAGCCGCATCACCCTCGAACCTCTGGCCAGCTTTGACGCCGAGGGCAACATGGTGCTGTTTTTAGCTGCCGAAGAGCCCACCCTCGACAACGGCGGCGTGGCTGCAGATGGCACCTCCGTCACCTGGAAACTAAAGGAAGGCATTACCTGGTCAGACGGTACCCCCTTCACCGCCGAGGATGTAGCGTTTACCTATGAATTCCTCGTCAACCCTGAGGTGGCTACGGTCAACGCCGGCACCTACGAGCTGGTGGAACGAGTAGAAGCGATTGACGACACCACCGTGCAGATCACCTTTAAAGAGCCCAACCCCGCCTGGTACTTAGTATTTACCGGCACCGAGGGCATGGTGCTGCCCAAGCACGTGTTCGAAGACTACAACGGCCCCAATGGTCGTGAGGCTCCCGCCAACACCATGCCCGTGGGCACTGGCCCCTACCGCGTCACCAGCTTTACCCCCGGCGACGTGATTGTCTTTGAGGCCAACCCCAACTACCGCGACGCTGACCAGCTCGCCTTTAGCCGCGTAGAGTTGAAGGGCGGTGGCGATGCCACCTCGGCAGCGCGAGCGGTGCTACAGACAGGCGATGTCGACTACGCCAACAACCTCCAGGTCGAGGCCGCCATTCTTGAACAGCTAGAGGCGGCGGGCCAGGGCAAAGTGGTGACTAACTTTGGCTCGCTACTCGAGCGCATCGTCATCAACTTCACCGACCCTAACCAGGCCACTGCGGACGGCGAAACCTCCAGCACCGAGTTTCCGCACCCCTTTTTTAGCGATCGCCTGGTGCGCCAGGCCATAAATCTGGCCCTCGATCGCGACACCATTGCCACCCAGATCTACGGCCCCACTGGCCAAGCCACCACCAATTTTCTAGTCGCCCCTGACCCCTTTGCCTCGGGCAACACTAGCTACGACTACGATCCCGAAGCCGCTGCTGCCCTGCTCGACGCCGCAGGCTGGGTCGACAGCAACAACAACGGCACCCGCGACAAAGACGGGCAAGAAATGCAGGTGGTCTTTCAAAGCTCGGTAAACCCCGTGCGCCAGAAAACCCAGGAGATTGTCAAACAATCCTTGGAGCAGATCGGCATTGGGGTAGAGCTGAAAAGCATCGACGCCAGCGTCTACTTCTCAGGCGACCCGGCCAGCCGCGAAACCCTCGAGCGCTTCTCCGCTGACCTGCAAATGTTTGCCACCGGCAACACCAACCCCGACCCCGGCTCCTACATGCAGACCTACACCTGCGCCGAAGTTGCCCAAAAGGCCAACAACTGGTCGGGCAGCAACTACGCCCGCTACTGCAACCCCGAGTACGATGCCCTCTGGCAGCAAGCCGCCGCCACCCTCGACCCCAAAGAGCGCCAGGATCTCTTCATTCAAATGAACGACTTGTTGATCGAAGATGCCGCCGTCATGCCCATCATCCACCGCGCCGATGTCTCCGGCGTCAGCAACCGCCTCACCGGCATCAACCTCACCCCCTGGGATCTCAGCACCTGGAATATCGCAGAGTGGCGACGCCCTTAG
- a CDS encoding MSMEG_0570 family nitrogen starvation response protein, with the protein MPEIRFQIQWPDGNQDTCYSPSLVVKDYFTPATSYPLTDFVERSRTALTIASDRVQAKYGMPCSLALGQLRQIEATASRYDYLPTPTVTVIQFLE; encoded by the coding sequence ATGCCCGAAATTCGCTTCCAAATCCAGTGGCCCGACGGCAACCAAGACACCTGCTACTCCCCATCGCTGGTGGTGAAGGACTACTTCACCCCTGCAACCAGTTACCCGCTGACGGATTTTGTGGAGCGATCGCGCACTGCCTTGACCATCGCCAGCGATCGCGTGCAGGCTAAATACGGCATGCCCTGTAGTTTGGCCCTGGGTCAGCTGCGCCAAATCGAGGCCACCGCCAGCCGCTACGACTACCTGCCTACCCCCACGGTGACGGTGATCCAGTTCTTGGAATAG
- a CDS encoding substrate-binding domain-containing protein — MATQSPSLARAVALLLATAAVSPIAADRLLAQAPSTLPDKSSIPTELPADAVLRLDGSSSMVLVNEGLRDRFLQRFPNASVEMGASRTDAALRALIDGELDIVAAGRPLTAVERSQGLVEVPIEREKIAVIVGTENSFDGSLSFDQFAQMFRGEIRNWAEVGGAPARIRVVDRPNYSDTRIALSRYAAFDGAFFGTGSTADPIDDDDTEAVIDALGADGIGYAVASQVLGRSDVRVLAMHQTLPNDPRYPYSQHRAYVYNAEDPTPAALALLGFFMKVPGPTSTAAAATKATAPAATPSPKATPAIATPAPTATPESTATSEQDTALAPPADTTTETASSERFPWWLLGIPVLGGLLWWLLKGKSRPIAPHAASVGSAAPPPVLNPEAELPPVRDVASNAVLEVKPAPVRDMAGDAVLKAGPATVRNVAVVSKSCAIQTINVHSRHNAVLLRGDQMQYLQDRVATTCSLEPGSYILRIKAGTFNYGDDTQSGEPWVLLWIYGGRVSNLKTGVWVNGTWSTLNGYADTLSLEVDEPAQLCSFFIDTFPENNTSAITLSVIRL, encoded by the coding sequence ATGGCAACTCAATCACCTTCTCTGGCTCGGGCCGTGGCGCTGTTGCTGGCCACAGCCGCGGTTTCTCCGATCGCCGCCGATCGCCTTTTAGCCCAAGCTCCAAGCACCCTCCCCGACAAAAGCTCGATTCCCACTGAGCTACCGGCAGATGCGGTGCTGCGTCTCGACGGCTCCAGCAGTATGGTGCTAGTTAACGAAGGCCTGCGCGATCGCTTCCTCCAACGCTTCCCCAATGCCTCCGTGGAAATGGGAGCCAGCCGCACCGACGCAGCGCTGAGGGCATTAATCGATGGCGAGCTAGATATTGTGGCCGCCGGGCGACCTTTGACTGCCGTCGAACGCAGTCAAGGTCTAGTAGAAGTGCCTATTGAGCGCGAAAAAATTGCCGTGATTGTCGGTACCGAGAACTCCTTTGACGGTAGCCTCAGCTTCGATCAGTTTGCTCAAATGTTTCGCGGCGAAATTAGGAACTGGGCAGAGGTCGGTGGTGCCCCTGCCCGCATTCGCGTGGTCGATCGCCCCAACTACAGCGATACCCGCATTGCCTTGAGCCGCTACGCTGCCTTTGACGGGGCATTCTTTGGCACCGGCTCCACTGCCGACCCCATCGATGACGATGACACCGAGGCCGTAATCGATGCCCTCGGTGCTGACGGCATTGGCTACGCGGTGGCATCCCAGGTGCTGGGCCGCAGCGATGTCCGGGTTTTAGCCATGCACCAAACGCTGCCCAACGACCCACGCTACCCCTACTCCCAGCATCGGGCCTACGTCTACAACGCCGAAGACCCAACCCCCGCCGCCCTGGCCTTACTCGGCTTTTTTATGAAGGTGCCCGGGCCGACTAGCACTGCCGCTGCCGCAACTAAGGCAACAGCACCGGCAGCAACACCCTCGCCTAAAGCTACTCCTGCGATCGCTACTCCAGCCCCAACTGCAACCCCTGAATCCACCGCTACCTCTGAACAGGACACCGCTTTAGCCCCCCCCGCTGACACCACAACAGAGACAGCTTCATCAGAGCGTTTTCCCTGGTGGCTGTTGGGCATTCCTGTTTTGGGCGGGCTACTGTGGTGGCTGCTCAAGGGTAAGAGCAGACCAATAGCGCCCCATGCAGCCTCGGTAGGCAGTGCAGCCCCACCCCCTGTGCTAAATCCAGAAGCCGAGCTACCCCCCGTTCGAGATGTAGCTAGTAATGCGGTCCTAGAAGTCAAGCCAGCTCCTGTCCGAGATATGGCTGGTGATGCGGTCCTAAAAGCCGGACCAGCTACCGTCCGAAATGTGGCTGTTGTCTCTAAGTCCTGCGCAATTCAAACCATAAACGTGCACAGTCGCCACAACGCCGTCTTGCTCAGAGGCGACCAGATGCAGTACCTACAGGACCGGGTAGCCACCACCTGCAGCCTTGAGCCCGGCTCCTACATCCTTCGCATTAAAGCAGGCACCTTTAACTACGGCGACGACACCCAATCCGGCGAGCCCTGGGTACTGCTGTGGATCTACGGCGGCCGGGTCTCAAATTTGAAAACTGGCGTCTGGGTCAACGGCACCTGGTCCACCCTCAATGGCTATGCCGATACCCTCTCCCTAGAGGTCGATGAACCTGCCCAGCTTTGTAGCTTTTTTATCGACACCTTTCCCGAAAACAACACCAGCGCTATAACGCTGTCTGTGATCCGACTTTAA
- the ftsH gene encoding ATP-dependent zinc metalloprotease FtsH encodes MTLRFPGKQAALRPRTGATATGVMTIGWFLLQTLMPLPPALAQAEGEPEGLTYGQFLEKIEQGQVEQVDLDETRGIAYVTLEDAAEDAQPEQVALFAGERNAELIRRLRANDVDVEIRDSSSSGALAWLATNSLLALILIFGLLLLLRRSAAGAGNAMSFGKSKARFQMEAKTGVVFDDVAGIEEAKEELQEVVTFLKSPEKFTAIGARIPKGVLLIGQPGTGKTLLAKAIAGEAAVPFFSISGSEFVEMFVGVGASRVRDLFRKAKENAPCIVFIDEIDAVGRQRGAGIGGGNDEREQTLNQLLTEMDGFEGNSGIIVIAATNRVDVLDLALLRPGRFDRQVVVDLPTYKGRLSILEVHARNKKIEPEVSLEAVARRTPGFSGAELANLLNEAAILTARRRKESMGMTEIEDAIDRITIGLSLTPLLDSSRKRMTAYHEVGHALLTTLLTHSDELNKVTIIPRSGGIEGFTQSLPNEDIIDSGLYTRNWLIDRITVALGGFAAEAEVFGDDETTTGASGDIQQVSNLARQMVTLYGMSELGPVALESMDNQVFLGRNLMPRSEVSEEMASKIDAQVRGIALTCLDRARSLLREHRVLMDHLVDVLLERETVDGEEFRQIVSEYTQIPEKFLVKAG; translated from the coding sequence ATGACCCTACGTTTCCCTGGCAAGCAGGCTGCCCTCCGCCCCCGCACTGGCGCAACCGCCACGGGTGTCATGACTATTGGCTGGTTTTTGCTGCAAACCCTGATGCCGCTGCCTCCGGCCCTTGCCCAGGCTGAGGGTGAGCCTGAAGGGCTGACCTATGGGCAATTTTTAGAAAAAATTGAGCAGGGCCAGGTCGAACAGGTTGATTTAGACGAAACCCGAGGCATTGCCTACGTCACCCTAGAGGATGCCGCCGAAGACGCCCAACCAGAACAGGTGGCGCTGTTTGCCGGAGAGCGCAACGCGGAGTTGATTCGCCGCCTGCGCGCCAACGATGTCGATGTGGAAATTCGCGACTCGTCGAGCAGCGGTGCCCTGGCCTGGCTGGCTACCAATTCGCTGCTGGCGCTGATTCTAATTTTTGGTCTGCTGCTGCTACTGCGGCGATCGGCGGCAGGGGCAGGCAACGCCATGAGTTTTGGCAAGTCAAAGGCCCGCTTTCAGATGGAGGCCAAAACCGGCGTCGTGTTTGACGATGTAGCTGGTATCGAAGAGGCCAAGGAAGAGTTGCAAGAGGTGGTTACCTTCCTCAAGAGCCCGGAGAAATTTACCGCCATCGGGGCGCGCATTCCCAAGGGGGTGCTGCTGATTGGTCAGCCCGGTACGGGTAAGACGCTGCTGGCCAAGGCGATCGCGGGCGAGGCTGCCGTACCCTTCTTCAGCATCTCCGGTTCTGAGTTTGTCGAAATGTTCGTGGGCGTAGGCGCATCACGGGTGCGCGACCTGTTCCGCAAGGCCAAAGAGAATGCCCCATGCATCGTATTCATCGACGAGATTGATGCCGTGGGTCGCCAGCGGGGCGCGGGCATCGGCGGCGGCAACGACGAGCGTGAGCAAACCCTCAACCAGCTGCTCACCGAGATGGATGGCTTTGAGGGCAACAGCGGCATCATCGTGATTGCCGCCACCAACCGGGTAGATGTACTCGACCTGGCGCTGCTGCGTCCGGGCCGCTTTGACCGTCAGGTGGTGGTCGATCTGCCCACCTACAAGGGGCGGCTGTCCATTTTGGAAGTGCACGCTCGCAACAAAAAGATTGAGCCCGAGGTTTCTCTGGAGGCCGTAGCGCGGCGCACCCCCGGTTTTTCTGGAGCTGAGCTGGCCAACCTGCTCAATGAAGCGGCTATTCTCACCGCCCGCCGTCGCAAAGAGTCGATGGGCATGACCGAGATCGAAGATGCGATCGATCGCATCACCATTGGCCTCAGCCTCACCCCCCTGCTCGACAGCAGCCGCAAGCGCATGACTGCCTACCACGAGGTTGGCCACGCCCTGCTCACCACCCTGCTGACCCACTCCGACGAGTTGAACAAGGTGACGATTATTCCGCGATCGGGTGGCATTGAGGGCTTTACCCAGTCGCTGCCCAACGAAGACATCATCGATAGTGGCCTCTACACCCGCAACTGGCTGATCGATCGCATCACTGTTGCCCTGGGGGGCTTTGCTGCCGAGGCCGAGGTGTTTGGCGACGACGAAACCACCACCGGAGCCAGCGGCGACATTCAGCAGGTGAGCAATCTGGCCCGCCAGATGGTGACTCTCTACGGCATGTCTGAGCTTGGTCCCGTAGCTTTAGAAAGCATGGACAACCAGGTGTTCCTGGGTCGTAACCTGATGCCCCGCAGCGAGGTGTCAGAGGAAATGGCCAGCAAGATCGACGCTCAGGTGCGCGGCATTGCCTTAACCTGCCTCGATCGCGCCCGCAGCCTGCTGCGCGAGCACCGCGTATTGATGGACCACTTAGTAGACGTACTGCTAGAGCGCGAAACCGTGGACGGCGAAGAATTTCGCCAGATTGTCAGCGAATACACTCAAATTCCTGAGAAATTCTTGGTCAAAGCTGGTTAG
- a CDS encoding AAA family ATPase, whose product MTRDQIPVPLLMLVGIPGSGKSTWARDFVLANPRYRTVATDALRAQIYGDEAIQGDWLRIWQQVMTQWRQAIAAIHQGELEGVIYDATNARRRHRREAIATARQAGFTSITLVWFDLPLSLAIEQNRGRSRQVPADIIATMHRQLQGAPPSLQEGVNRVLVLKTDLYFVLPSQSADPLR is encoded by the coding sequence GTGACGCGAGATCAGATCCCTGTGCCCCTGTTGATGCTGGTGGGTATTCCCGGCAGCGGTAAATCGACCTGGGCCAGGGATTTTGTCTTGGCAAATCCTCGCTACCGCACTGTAGCCACCGATGCCCTTCGGGCCCAGATCTACGGCGACGAAGCTATTCAGGGCGACTGGCTGCGGATCTGGCAGCAAGTGATGACTCAATGGCGGCAAGCGATCGCGGCCATTCACCAAGGCGAGCTAGAGGGCGTGATCTACGACGCCACCAACGCCCGGCGGCGGCATCGGCGCGAGGCGATCGCAACCGCTCGCCAAGCTGGCTTTACCTCCATCACCCTAGTCTGGTTTGATTTGCCCCTGAGCCTGGCGATCGAGCAAAACCGGGGGCGATCGCGCCAGGTGCCCGCCGACATCATTGCCACCATGCACCGCCAGCTTCAGGGAGCGCCGCCATCCCTGCAGGAGGGGGTGAATCGGGTGCTGGTTTTAAAGACAGATTTGTATTTTGTACTACCATCTCAATCTGCTGACCCGCTACGCTAA